The following coding sequences are from one Reyranella humidisoli window:
- a CDS encoding cation-translocating P-type ATPase, translating to MTPASAGLTEQEAGRRLAADGPNELPAAGPRRLWQIALEILREPMFGLLLAGGAVYAALGDLVSGVVLLAFASLSVSISIVQEIRSEKVLDALRAMTSPRALVIRDGRSRRIPGREVVRGDVVLVAEGNRIPADGVLLEARELLVDESMLTGESVAVAKRARASDAEGAGMRPGGENIPAVFSGSLVVRGTGVVLIQATGAATEIGRIGKSLASIDAATPRLALETRRLVRLFAVGGLLASVAVIVTYGLLRGSWLDAALAGIAVGMAMLPEEFPLVLAVFMTMGAWRISQARVLTRRATAIETLGAATVLCTDKTGTLTRNQMTVQECVAVDGSDRAQLLRWAELACVPEAFDPMDRAIAQAASVQTEGRSLVRGYALSADLLAVTQVWRVPGEARLVVAAKGAPEAIMDLCRLAPDAAGSIRDTVEALGTRGVRVLGVAHGVSGEGPLPDSPRGYTFQWAGLVGLADPLRPEVPGAIAECLAAGIRVVMITGDHPTTAQAIAREAGLPADTVVTGRELSDLSDAALRERVASVGVFARILPEQKLRIVEALQARGEVVAMTGDGVNDAPSLKRADIGIAMGGRGTDVAREASSIVLLDDDFGSVVRTVRLGRRIYDNLRKAMGYIVAVHVPIAGIALLPLLTGLPLILLPVHIAFLEMIIDPACSVAFEAEHEEPDVMTRPPRAPDARLFSASMLAGSVLQGVAALSVTAAVYLLAVQRGMPEEEVRTLAFFTLVLSNLGLIVANRSFRGHPFDFLTGGNRVLLGIQVLTIAFLAATVTVPSVRRLFGFGAMHWDDVLMVALACTLLALTLALLRLARRTWERTSGRRFKTHS from the coding sequence ATGACACCGGCCTCCGCCGGCCTCACGGAGCAGGAGGCCGGGCGGCGCCTCGCGGCCGATGGCCCGAACGAGCTTCCGGCCGCCGGTCCGCGTCGCCTCTGGCAGATTGCCTTGGAGATACTGCGCGAGCCGATGTTCGGCCTGTTGCTGGCGGGCGGGGCGGTCTACGCCGCCCTCGGCGACCTGGTGAGCGGAGTCGTGCTGCTCGCCTTCGCCTCCTTGTCGGTGTCGATCTCGATCGTGCAGGAGATCCGCAGCGAGAAGGTTCTCGACGCCCTGCGCGCGATGACGAGCCCGCGCGCCCTGGTGATCCGGGACGGCCGGTCCCGGCGCATCCCGGGGCGGGAGGTCGTCCGCGGCGATGTCGTGCTGGTGGCGGAAGGAAACCGCATCCCGGCCGATGGCGTGCTGCTGGAAGCGCGCGAGTTGCTGGTCGACGAGTCCATGCTGACGGGCGAATCGGTCGCCGTGGCCAAGCGCGCCCGCGCCTCCGACGCCGAGGGAGCGGGCATGCGGCCCGGGGGAGAGAATATCCCCGCCGTCTTCTCGGGCTCGCTGGTCGTGCGGGGAACCGGCGTCGTGCTCATCCAGGCTACCGGCGCGGCGACGGAGATCGGTCGGATCGGCAAGTCGCTCGCCTCGATCGATGCCGCCACGCCGCGCCTGGCGCTGGAGACGCGGCGGCTGGTGAGGCTGTTCGCCGTGGGCGGCCTGCTGGCGAGCGTGGCCGTGATCGTGACGTACGGTCTGTTGCGCGGCTCCTGGCTCGACGCGGCGCTGGCCGGCATCGCGGTGGGCATGGCCATGTTGCCGGAGGAGTTTCCCCTCGTGCTCGCGGTCTTCATGACCATGGGCGCCTGGCGAATCTCGCAGGCCCGCGTGCTGACGCGCCGGGCCACCGCCATCGAGACGCTGGGGGCCGCCACGGTCCTGTGCACCGACAAGACCGGCACCCTCACGCGCAACCAGATGACGGTCCAGGAGTGCGTTGCCGTAGACGGGTCTGACCGCGCGCAGCTCCTGCGATGGGCCGAGCTGGCCTGCGTGCCGGAGGCCTTCGACCCGATGGATCGCGCCATCGCGCAGGCGGCGTCCGTTCAGACGGAGGGCCGCTCGCTCGTGCGCGGCTATGCCCTGTCGGCCGACCTGCTGGCGGTGACCCAGGTCTGGCGGGTGCCCGGTGAGGCGCGGCTCGTGGTTGCCGCCAAAGGCGCGCCGGAGGCGATCATGGACCTGTGCCGACTCGCGCCGGACGCAGCGGGTTCGATCCGCGATACGGTCGAGGCACTCGGTACGCGCGGCGTGCGGGTCCTCGGGGTCGCTCACGGCGTATCCGGCGAGGGCCCGCTGCCCGACTCGCCGCGTGGCTACACGTTCCAATGGGCCGGCCTCGTGGGGCTCGCCGATCCGCTTCGGCCGGAGGTGCCAGGCGCCATCGCCGAGTGCCTCGCCGCGGGCATCCGCGTCGTGATGATCACCGGCGATCACCCAACCACGGCCCAGGCGATTGCGCGAGAGGCCGGGCTTCCGGCGGATACGGTGGTGACCGGTCGGGAACTGTCCGATCTTTCCGACGCCGCGTTGCGGGAGCGAGTCGCCAGCGTCGGAGTGTTTGCGCGCATCCTGCCGGAGCAGAAGCTGCGCATCGTCGAAGCGCTGCAGGCGCGAGGCGAGGTCGTGGCGATGACTGGCGACGGCGTCAACGATGCGCCGAGTCTCAAGCGCGCCGACATCGGCATCGCCATGGGCGGGCGCGGCACCGACGTGGCGCGCGAGGCGTCCTCGATCGTCCTGCTCGACGACGATTTCGGCTCGGTCGTGCGGACCGTGCGGCTGGGTCGCCGCATCTACGACAATCTGCGCAAGGCCATGGGCTACATCGTCGCCGTCCATGTGCCGATCGCGGGAATCGCCCTGCTGCCACTGCTGACGGGGCTGCCGCTCATCCTGCTGCCCGTGCACATCGCCTTCCTCGAGATGATCATCGACCCGGCCTGCTCCGTCGCCTTCGAGGCCGAGCACGAGGAGCCCGACGTGATGACCCGACCGCCGCGCGCGCCCGATGCCCGGCTGTTCTCGGCATCGATGCTCGCCGGGAGCGTCCTGCAGGGCGTTGCCGCGCTGTCGGTAACCGCAGCCGTCTACCTGCTCGCCGTCCAGCGCGGAATGCCGGAGGAAGAAGTCCGCACGCTCGCCTTCTTCACACTGGTGCTTTCCAATCTCGGATTGATCGTCGCGAACCGCTCCTTTCGCGGACACCCGTTCGATTTCCTGACCGGCGGCAATCGGGTGCTGCTCGGGATACAGGTGCTCACGATCGCCTTTCTGGCCGCCACCGTGACCGTGCCGTCGGTGCGGCGCCTGTTCGGTTTCGGAGCGATGCACTGGGACGATGTCCTGATGGTCGCCCTCGCGTGCACTCTCCTGGCGCTGACGCTGGCCCTGCTCCGCCTTGCCCGGCGCACCTGGGAGCGCACCAGCGGGAGGCGATTCAAGACACACTCGTGA
- a CDS encoding metallophosphoesterase, with protein sequence MRPTVFVPFLCLMLACFGAHAQSRAPDFFAFVLFGEGSDGQPLPMVRSVAEGATACPVLRTSAGGGSTTMNPRRRPAGGHFDAVMVCEARYPVGEAASVFLGDRRIDLPAVSIATPRRVVLIGDSGCRGETLAKPQYCGGDGFAKVWPFGLLSEEEAHKRPDLIVHVGDYNYRGTERGLVLPTSLTGYATPLKVSVYDTGDLDDEDEPSLPIGAAYWSQNIDGSPNPDKWTNWRDDFFRPAARLLVAAPWLFSRGNHELCSRGGPGWFYLLDVNSPLLGPGRRQKECPSQLPADWRPGAWPKPPALPFAGQPFPIVSDAPFRLKLGRLNIIAVDSANAADAVLYNLETYLTQYGEVARMLAEDPTPTWLVTHRPVWAVVRRDKGGPIGLTSYGFINETQREAIHRVFRGSMPRHVTAVIAGHMHRFQAIGFDGPHPPHLAVGTGGMELSHVQPPPSPENPKAPVRVDGLDRGPAYVVGLRDFAAMIVQPVEDGTWSSVLYGIEGETLAICDSRWPGPGRQRSICELK encoded by the coding sequence ATGCGTCCCACCGTCTTCGTGCCCTTCCTCTGCCTCATGCTCGCGTGCTTCGGCGCGCATGCGCAGTCCAGGGCGCCGGATTTCTTCGCCTTCGTCCTGTTCGGTGAGGGAAGCGATGGCCAGCCCCTGCCGATGGTTCGCAGCGTCGCCGAAGGCGCCACGGCCTGTCCGGTCCTGCGCACGTCGGCGGGTGGTGGTTCGACGACGATGAATCCGCGCCGCCGCCCCGCGGGCGGTCACTTCGACGCCGTGATGGTTTGCGAGGCCCGCTATCCGGTCGGCGAGGCGGCCAGCGTCTTCCTGGGTGACCGGCGTATCGACCTGCCGGCCGTTTCAATCGCGACGCCGCGCCGCGTGGTGCTGATCGGCGACAGCGGCTGTCGCGGCGAGACCCTGGCCAAGCCGCAATACTGCGGCGGGGACGGTTTCGCCAAGGTCTGGCCGTTCGGCCTCCTGTCGGAGGAGGAGGCGCACAAGCGCCCCGATCTGATCGTGCATGTCGGCGACTACAATTATCGCGGCACGGAGCGTGGCCTCGTGCTCCCCACAAGCCTCACCGGCTATGCCACGCCGCTCAAGGTGAGCGTGTACGACACGGGTGACCTCGACGACGAGGACGAGCCCAGCCTGCCGATCGGCGCCGCCTACTGGAGCCAGAACATCGACGGCAGTCCGAATCCGGACAAGTGGACCAACTGGCGCGACGATTTCTTCCGGCCGGCGGCCCGGCTGCTGGTTGCCGCGCCGTGGCTCTTCAGCCGCGGCAACCACGAACTCTGCAGTCGCGGCGGTCCCGGGTGGTTCTATCTGCTGGATGTGAATTCACCCTTGCTCGGGCCCGGCCGCCGGCAGAAGGAGTGTCCGTCCCAGCTGCCGGCCGACTGGCGACCCGGCGCATGGCCCAAGCCGCCCGCGCTGCCTTTCGCCGGCCAGCCATTCCCGATCGTGTCCGACGCGCCGTTCCGGCTCAAGCTCGGCAGGCTCAACATCATCGCCGTCGATTCGGCCAATGCCGCCGACGCCGTGCTCTACAATCTCGAGACCTACCTCACGCAGTATGGCGAGGTAGCGAGGATGCTGGCCGAGGATCCGACGCCGACATGGCTGGTGACGCACCGGCCCGTCTGGGCCGTGGTCAGGCGCGACAAGGGCGGTCCGATCGGACTGACGTCCTACGGCTTCATCAACGAGACGCAGCGCGAAGCGATCCATCGCGTGTTCCGCGGAAGCATGCCGCGCCACGTCACGGCCGTGATTGCCGGACACATGCACCGGTTCCAGGCGATCGGTTTCGACGGGCCGCACCCGCCGCATCTTGCCGTCGGCACCGGCGGCATGGAGCTGTCGCATGTGCAGCCGCCGCCCTCGCCGGAGAACCCCAAGGCGCCGGTCCGCGTCGATGGCTTGGACAGGGGCCCGGCCTATGTCGTGGGCCTGCGCGATTTCGCGGCGATGATCGTGCAGCCCGTCGAGGACGGGACCTGGAGCAGCGTGCTCTATGGCATCGAGGGCGAGACGCTGGCGATCTGCGACTCGCGCTGGCCGGGGCCGGGGCGGCAGCGTTCGATTTGCGAACTGAAGTGA
- a CDS encoding DinB family protein has translation MKKHYVTFAGYNAWANRRLYDAAARLGDPAYRADRGAFFKSMHGTLNHLLATDRIWMKRFTSAGDAPERLDAILHEDFAGLRAAREAEDRRIVAWIDGLDEARLAGVIRYRRVSTPDEFVQELMPALDHWFNHQTHHRGQAHMILTGFGQEAPELDLLFYQREVTAGRA, from the coding sequence ATGAAGAAACATTATGTCACCTTCGCGGGCTACAATGCGTGGGCGAATCGCCGGCTCTACGACGCGGCCGCCAGGCTCGGCGACCCGGCGTATCGCGCCGACCGGGGCGCCTTCTTCAAGTCGATGCATGGCACCCTCAATCATCTGCTCGCGACCGATCGCATCTGGATGAAACGCTTCACCAGCGCGGGCGATGCACCGGAACGCCTCGACGCGATCCTGCACGAGGACTTCGCCGGTCTGCGCGCGGCGCGAGAAGCCGAGGACCGTCGCATCGTCGCGTGGATCGACGGACTCGACGAGGCGCGGCTTGCGGGCGTCATCCGCTACCGCCGCGTCTCGACGCCGGACGAATTCGTGCAGGAACTGATGCCGGCCCTGGATCACTGGTTCAACCATCAGACCCATCACCGCGGCCAGGCGCACATGATCCTGACCGGCTTCGGCCAGGAGGCGCCGGAGCTCGACCTGCTCTTCTATCAGCGCGAGGTCACCGCCGGCCGGGCGTAA
- a CDS encoding ATP-dependent 6-phosphofructokinase codes for MTRRIGILTSGGDCAGLNATIRAVALRAHHGHGWTTVGVRYGTLGLLERPVEAVPLDPDRLSAALARQGGTFLGSTNRGDPFAFPMPDGSRKDRSGEMVEGLKQLGLEGLIGVGGDGSLAILRKLLAPSGIPFVGIPKTIDNDVGHTERAVGYSTAVAIATEALDRLQPTGTSHERTMVLEVMGRDAGHIAIAAAIAGGADVVLIPEVRWRLENVVAHIGRLRAVGRTSALVVVAEAAGQSDEAADPSADAPEHGVGDWLAKRLARATGAEARATVLGHVQRGAMPTAEDRLLASALGVRAVDLLAEGKGDHMVAWWNRQVIDVPLSKVVGRSRTVDPDGTLIRTARALGICLGDAV; via the coding sequence ATGACGAGACGAATCGGCATCCTGACCAGCGGCGGCGATTGCGCCGGGCTCAACGCCACCATCCGGGCCGTCGCGTTGCGGGCGCATCATGGCCATGGCTGGACGACCGTCGGCGTGCGTTACGGCACGCTCGGCCTGCTCGAGCGGCCGGTGGAGGCGGTGCCGCTCGATCCCGACCGGCTGAGCGCGGCGCTGGCGCGGCAGGGCGGTACGTTCCTCGGCAGCACCAATCGCGGCGATCCCTTCGCCTTTCCGATGCCCGACGGCAGCCGCAAGGACCGGTCGGGCGAGATGGTCGAGGGGCTGAAGCAGCTCGGTCTCGAGGGGCTGATCGGCGTCGGCGGCGACGGCAGCCTCGCCATCCTGCGCAAGCTGCTGGCGCCCTCGGGCATCCCCTTCGTCGGGATTCCCAAGACCATCGACAACGATGTCGGCCACACCGAGCGGGCCGTCGGCTATTCGACCGCTGTGGCGATCGCCACCGAGGCGCTCGACCGGCTGCAGCCGACCGGCACCAGTCATGAACGCACCATGGTCCTGGAGGTGATGGGCCGCGACGCCGGCCATATCGCCATCGCGGCGGCGATCGCGGGCGGTGCCGACGTCGTGCTCATCCCCGAAGTCCGCTGGAGGCTGGAGAACGTCGTCGCGCATATTGGGCGCCTGCGTGCCGTGGGACGCACGTCGGCTTTGGTCGTCGTGGCGGAAGCGGCCGGCCAGTCGGACGAGGCCGCCGATCCGTCGGCCGATGCACCCGAACACGGCGTCGGCGACTGGCTGGCCAAGCGGCTGGCCCGGGCGACCGGTGCGGAAGCCCGTGCCACGGTGCTGGGCCATGTCCAGCGCGGCGCCATGCCGACCGCCGAGGATCGACTGCTCGCGTCCGCGCTGGGCGTCCGCGCCGTCGACCTTCTGGCCGAGGGCAAGGGCGATCACATGGTGGCCTGGTGGAACCGGCAGGTGATCGACGTGCCGCTGTCGAAGGTCGTTGGCCGGTCGCGGACGGTCGATCCCGACGGCACGCTGATCCGCACGGCGCGGGCGCTGGGGATCTGCCTGGGAGATGCCGTCTAA
- the prmB gene encoding 50S ribosomal protein L3 N(5)-glutamine methyltransferase: MARPTKPSLVTLGDFFKFAVARFRAARLAYGHGTTNAVDEAAFMVLEALRLPIDRIDPWLDLVPTPAEKARLITLIEARVSLRMPAPYLLEAAYMQGVRFHIDRRALIPRSFIGDLLAGGALPTARPRRILDLCCGSGCLAILAALAFPRAKVDAVDLSAGALALARRNVATHRLGDRITVHRGDLFRPLQGQRYDLIISNPPYVDAGGMAKLPPEFRHEPRMALAAGNDGLDLVHRILADAPKHLTKSGGLVCEIGRGRAPLEAAYPKLPFLWLDTELSEGEVFWLSRSDLA, from the coding sequence ATGGCGCGACCGACCAAACCCTCTCTCGTCACCCTGGGTGATTTCTTCAAGTTCGCGGTCGCGCGTTTCCGCGCCGCGAGGCTGGCCTATGGCCACGGCACGACCAATGCCGTCGACGAGGCGGCCTTCATGGTGCTGGAGGCGCTGCGGCTGCCGATCGACCGGATCGACCCGTGGCTCGACCTCGTGCCGACACCGGCGGAGAAAGCACGGCTCATCACGTTGATCGAAGCGCGGGTTTCGCTGCGCATGCCGGCGCCCTACCTGCTGGAAGCCGCCTACATGCAGGGCGTGCGCTTCCACATCGACCGGCGCGCGCTGATCCCGCGTTCCTTCATCGGCGACCTGCTCGCGGGCGGCGCGCTTCCCACCGCAAGGCCGCGCCGCATCCTCGATCTCTGCTGCGGCTCCGGCTGCCTCGCCATCCTGGCGGCCTTGGCCTTTCCGCGCGCGAAGGTCGATGCCGTCGACCTGTCGGCCGGCGCGCTGGCGCTCGCCCGGCGCAACGTGGCGACGCATCGCCTCGGCGACCGCATCACGGTCCATCGCGGCGATCTCTTCCGGCCGCTGCAGGGCCAGCGCTACGACCTGATCATCAGCAACCCGCCCTATGTCGATGCCGGCGGCATGGCGAAGCTGCCGCCCGAGTTCCGGCACGAGCCGCGCATGGCGCTGGCGGCGGGCAACGATGGGCTCGACCTCGTGCACCGCATCCTGGCCGACGCGCCCAAACACCTGACCAAGAGCGGCGGCCTCGTCTGCGAGATCGGCCGCGGCCGCGCCCCGCTGGAAGCCGCCTACCCCAAGCTCCCCTTCCTGTGGCTCGACACCGAACTCAGCGAAGGCGAGGTCTTCTGGCTGTCGCGCAGCGATCTCGCTTAG
- a CDS encoding CaiB/BaiF CoA transferase family protein, whose amino-acid sequence MAGALDGLVVLDLTTHLSGPFCGMQLADMGADVIKIESPQGDSMRGAPPFLEGESAPFMLWNRNKRGLKLDLKNEDDLKVFWELVDGADVVLENFRPGVMKRLGLGWEALHARNKRLVLGSISGFGQTGPYASRGGFDLIIQAMSGLMSVTGPKDGPPYRIPLAISDVGAGLYLTIGVLSALQARHRTGEGQWVETSLLEATVSLGVYEAANFFANGIRPEKLGQGHRGSSPYQVFQTADGWLTIGGAQQNFFRKLCALIGKPELAEDPRFKANADRVKNNEQIVAILQAEIAKRTTDDWMAALEKEGIPAGPVLHHDEVFADPQILARGMVAEVEHARAGRQKTLGVPLKLSATPGSVRRPAPTLGQHDAEIRGKRRS is encoded by the coding sequence ATGGCAGGCGCTCTCGACGGTCTGGTCGTCCTCGACCTCACGACCCATCTCTCCGGCCCGTTCTGCGGCATGCAACTCGCCGACATGGGCGCCGACGTCATCAAGATCGAGAGTCCCCAGGGCGATTCGATGCGCGGCGCGCCGCCGTTCCTCGAAGGCGAGTCGGCGCCGTTCATGCTGTGGAACAGGAACAAGCGCGGCCTCAAGCTCGACCTCAAGAACGAGGACGATCTCAAGGTCTTCTGGGAACTCGTCGACGGTGCCGATGTCGTGCTGGAGAATTTCCGCCCGGGAGTCATGAAGCGGCTCGGCCTCGGCTGGGAGGCATTGCACGCGCGCAACAAGCGGCTGGTGCTGGGGTCGATCTCGGGTTTCGGCCAGACCGGCCCCTATGCCAGTCGCGGCGGCTTCGACCTGATCATCCAGGCCATGTCGGGCCTGATGTCGGTCACCGGCCCCAAGGACGGCCCGCCCTACCGCATTCCGCTCGCCATCTCCGACGTCGGCGCCGGCCTGTATCTCACCATCGGCGTGCTGAGCGCCCTGCAGGCCCGGCACAGGACGGGCGAGGGCCAGTGGGTGGAGACGTCGCTGCTGGAAGCCACCGTGTCGCTGGGCGTCTACGAGGCGGCCAACTTCTTCGCCAACGGCATCCGGCCGGAGAAGCTCGGCCAGGGGCATCGCGGCTCCTCGCCCTACCAGGTGTTCCAGACGGCCGACGGCTGGCTGACCATCGGCGGAGCGCAGCAGAATTTCTTCCGCAAGCTCTGCGCCCTGATCGGTAAGCCGGAGCTCGCCGAGGACCCGCGCTTCAAGGCCAATGCGGACCGGGTGAAGAACAACGAGCAGATCGTCGCCATCCTGCAGGCCGAGATCGCCAAGCGCACGACCGACGACTGGATGGCGGCGCTGGAGAAGGAAGGTATCCCGGCCGGGCCGGTGCTGCACCATGACGAGGTCTTCGCCGATCCGCAGATCCTGGCGCGCGGCATGGTGGCTGAGGTCGAGCATGCCAGGGCGGGCAGGCAGAAGACGCTAGGGGTGCCGCTCAAGCTCTCGGCGACGCCGGGCAGTGTCCGCCGGCCGGCGCCGACGCTCGGCCAGCACGATGCGGAGATCCGCGGCAAGCGCCGTTCCTAG
- a CDS encoding thrombospondin type 3 repeat-containing protein, whose translation MRCVSWLAAAGLVMVTAGCVEQSGYPTTSGYSPGYGSSNYGYSGYSNNYASQPSYYRPAPSYSYYAPPPPPRPQVVTQTRYVPVPVSPPQRSYNRSMRDSDRDGVPDRYDRDRNGDGVPDKYQRSRW comes from the coding sequence ATGCGCTGCGTCAGTTGGCTCGCCGCCGCGGGCCTTGTGATGGTGACGGCGGGATGTGTCGAACAGTCGGGCTATCCGACCACCTCCGGCTACAGTCCGGGCTACGGTTCTTCGAACTACGGGTACTCCGGCTACTCCAACAACTATGCGAGCCAGCCGAGCTACTACCGGCCGGCCCCGAGCTACTCCTACTACGCGCCACCGCCGCCGCCCCGGCCGCAGGTGGTCACCCAGACCCGCTATGTGCCGGTGCCGGTCTCGCCGCCTCAGCGGTCTTACAACCGATCCATGAGGGACAGCGATCGGGATGGCGTTCCCGACCGCTACGATCGCGACAGGAACGGCGACGGCGTTCCCGACAAGTACCAGCGTTCGCGTTGGTAA
- a CDS encoding amidase, with the protein MMSKNELVSLSSVEMRRRIGTKEISPVELLDACLERIEEVNPAVNAVTAMCVDRARKEAKAAEAAVRRGEDLPLLHGLPTGIKDLEETKDLLTTYGSPLYRDYVPGYDNVMVGRVRAAGAIVVGKTNVPEFGAGSNSRNPVWGATGNPFNPMMNAGGSSGGSAAALATDMLPVCTGSDTGGSLRNPAAFCGVVGFRPSPGMVAVERRAMGWTPISVLGPMGRNVADVCLLFATQVGQHDSDPLSFPLEPEAYAEPWPVDLGSLRVAYTEDFGGAPVDKSIRQTFREKIKAMKPMFRSLDKVDVDYGGADRCFDVIRAVSFLSRYQDTYTNNRKMLGPNIIANYELGAKLTLADFAWAHGEQTRIFRAFQEIYKEYDLVIGPTVGFSPFPWKQLYIDEMDGKKLGTYYHWMATKYFVTLTTNPAVSLPCGVDGQKMPFGLQVIGRFRGDGEVLGAAHAMEQAFKTNPILARPLPNIAKLRKPVPALKSIVTHPPKLNAKVARGPAPGAL; encoded by the coding sequence ATGATGTCCAAGAACGAGCTGGTCTCGCTGTCGTCGGTCGAGATGCGCCGCCGCATCGGCACCAAGGAGATTTCACCGGTCGAGCTGCTCGACGCCTGCCTCGAGCGCATCGAGGAGGTGAACCCCGCCGTCAACGCCGTGACCGCGATGTGCGTCGACCGCGCGCGCAAGGAAGCCAAGGCCGCTGAAGCCGCGGTGCGCCGCGGCGAGGACCTGCCGCTGCTGCACGGGCTGCCGACCGGCATCAAGGACCTTGAGGAGACCAAGGACCTGCTCACCACCTACGGCTCCCCGCTCTATCGCGACTATGTGCCGGGCTACGACAACGTCATGGTGGGCCGCGTGCGCGCCGCCGGCGCCATCGTTGTCGGCAAGACCAACGTGCCGGAGTTCGGCGCCGGCTCGAACAGCCGCAACCCGGTCTGGGGCGCCACCGGCAATCCCTTCAATCCCATGATGAATGCCGGCGGCTCGTCGGGCGGCTCGGCAGCGGCGCTGGCCACCGACATGCTGCCGGTCTGCACCGGCTCCGACACCGGCGGCAGCCTGCGCAATCCGGCCGCCTTCTGCGGCGTCGTGGGCTTCCGCCCCTCGCCCGGCATGGTCGCCGTCGAACGGCGCGCCATGGGCTGGACGCCGATCTCGGTGCTCGGTCCGATGGGCCGCAACGTCGCCGATGTCTGCCTGCTGTTCGCCACGCAGGTCGGCCAGCACGACAGCGATCCGCTCTCCTTCCCGCTCGAGCCGGAAGCCTATGCCGAGCCGTGGCCGGTCGATCTCGGCAGCCTGCGGGTCGCCTACACGGAGGATTTCGGCGGTGCGCCGGTCGACAAGTCGATCCGCCAGACCTTCCGCGAGAAGATCAAGGCGATGAAGCCGATGTTCCGCAGCCTCGACAAGGTGGACGTGGATTACGGCGGCGCCGACCGCTGCTTCGACGTGATCCGCGCGGTGAGTTTCCTGTCGCGCTACCAGGACACCTATACCAACAATCGCAAGATGCTGGGCCCGAACATCATCGCCAACTACGAACTCGGCGCGAAGCTCACCCTGGCCGACTTCGCCTGGGCGCATGGCGAGCAGACCCGAATCTTCCGGGCCTTCCAGGAAATCTACAAGGAGTACGACCTGGTCATCGGTCCGACCGTCGGCTTCTCGCCCTTCCCGTGGAAGCAGCTCTACATCGACGAGATGGACGGCAAGAAACTCGGCACCTACTACCACTGGATGGCGACGAAGTACTTCGTCACCCTCACCACCAACCCCGCCGTCTCGCTGCCCTGCGGCGTCGACGGCCAGAAGATGCCGTTCGGCCTGCAGGTGATCGGCCGCTTCCGCGGCGACGGCGAAGTGCTGGGCGCCGCCCACGCGATGGAGCAGGCATTCAAGACCAACCCGATCCTCGCGCGGCCACTCCCCAACATCGCCAAGCTGCGCAAGCCGGTGCCGGCCCTGAAGTCGATCGTCACCCATCCGCCGAAGCTCAACGCCAAGGTGGCCCGCGGCCCCGCACCCGGCGCGCTGTAA